Below is a window of Acidobacteriota bacterium DNA.
GCGATCGACACGGTTCGAGCAGCTCGGCCTCGACGAGTGGCGAGCCGCCCTCGAGACCAACATGACGGCGCCGTTCCTCCTCATGCGCGCCGCGCTCCCCGCGATGAAGGCGCAGAAGTACGGGCGCGTCGTCAACATCTCGTCGTCGGCGGGCCGGATGGTGAGCACCCTGGGGGGCGCGCACTACACCGCGTCGAAGACCGGCCTCCTCGGCCTCACGCGGGCCGCCGCGAAGGAGCTGGGGAAGTTCGGCGTCACCGTGAACGCCATCTGCCCCGGCATGATCGACACCGAGCTGACGCGCGAGACGGCGAGCGCCGAAGTGCTTGCGCGCCTCGCGGGGTCGTACCCGGTGCCGAGGCTCGGCACCTCCCTCGAAGTCGCGGATCTGGTCTGCTTCGTCGCCTCGGAGGCGGCCGGCTACATCACCGGCGCGTCGTTCGACATCAACGGCGGCGATCTGATGATGTAGGCGGTGACGCGATGAAGGAGAGCACGCGCGTCCTCGCCGCCCTCGGCGCCGCGGTCGCGGGCGGGACGGCGATCGCCGTCAGCGGATCCGAGCCGCTCCTCCGCGCGGCCGACGCCGTCTCGCCGATCGGCGCCCTCTGGGTCAACGCCATTCGGATGACGGTGATCCCGCTCGTCGTGTCGCTCCTCGTGACCGGCGTCGCGTCGGCGACGGACGTGGCGGCGATCGGGCGGCTCGGGAGCCGGACTCTCGCAGTCTTCGTCGCGATGCTCGCCGCGCACGCGCTCGTCGCGATCCCGCTGACCGTCGCGGTCTTCGGCTTCATGCCGGAGCGCGGACCGAAGCTGCCCCCCCTTCCGGCCGGAGCCGCGGAGGCGGCGAAGCTCGTCACGGGCGGTCCGGCGCAGTCTCCCGGAGAGTGGCTCGTGTCGCTCGTTCCCGCGAACCCGATCGCGGCGGCCGCCTCGGGCGCGATGCTGCCGCTCGTTCTCTTCACTCTACTCTTCGCGCTCGCCGCGACCCGCAGCTCCGCGACATCGCGCGCGACGATCGTCGCGCTCTCCCGGTCGGTGAGCGAGGTGATGCTGACCCTGGTGCGCTGGGTG
It encodes the following:
- a CDS encoding SDR family oxidoreductase, translated to MDFTGRVAIVTGASRGLGRAAAARLHERGASVAVNARDEARAAEVASAIGARALAVPGDITAEGVPERIVRATLERFGRVDILVNNAAHARSTRFEQLGLDEWRAALETNMTAPFLLMRAALPAMKAQKYGRVVNISSSAGRMVSTLGGAHYTASKTGLLGLTRAAAKELGKFGVTVNAICPGMIDTELTRETASAEVLARLAGSYPVPRLGTSLEVADLVCFVASEAAGYITGASFDINGGDLMM